TCCACTACCCCGACGGCAAGGTCGTCCAGGGCGAGGTCATCCGCGAGGACCGGCCCGGCGCCCGGGACCAGGGCCCGGACACCGGCGGCTACCGCCCGCCGATCGCCCCGTAGCCCGCAGCCCGCAGTCCCGTACACGGCGAAACGCCGAGGGGCCCGCCACACAGTGTGTGGCGGGCCCCTCGGCGTTTTCCTTGTTTCAGCGCCCGCAGACTACGCGGACTTGCGGCTGTCCCGCGGATGCACGGCAATGTTCATGGCGCCGGACCGAAGGACCGCAAGCCTCTCGGCCAGCACTTCCTCCAGCTCCTCGCGGGTGCGCCGCTCCATGAGCATGTCCCAGTGCGTTCGCGCAGGCTTGCCCTTCTTCTCTTCGGGCCCGTCCCCGTCCACCAGGAGTGCCATGGCGCCGCACGCCTTGC
This genomic window from Streptomyces sp. NBC_01351 contains:
- a CDS encoding RNA polymerase-binding protein RbpA; amino-acid sequence: MSERALRGTRLVVTSYETDRGIDLAPRQAVEYACQNGHRFEMPFSVEAEIPPEWECKACGAMALLVDGDGPEEKKGKPARTHWDMLMERRTREELEEVLAERLAVLRSGAMNIAVHPRDSRKSA